Proteins encoded together in one Coffea arabica cultivar ET-39 chromosome 2c, Coffea Arabica ET-39 HiFi, whole genome shotgun sequence window:
- the LOC140035692 gene encoding uncharacterized protein — MDDRSWIFIEDRVNNPYFEKCLSYFLKFAYKKKEVGSRIYCPYRRCKNSERRKEETVRAHVTMKGFLTTYTNWIYHGEDPWDFNQENMNNGVFRRIENDDMNELIHETLGRTLEENSNINLEELRGACDEETNKFFKLLKHAETELYPGCKNFTLLSFVIKLLHVKSLCRWSNNSMTILLELLKEVFPENELFPSSYRDAWKIVKDLGLSYHKIHACPNDCLIYWKETEHETFCRKCGTPRYKQIVKQSDDSSEQANKVPAKLVRYFPLKPRLQRLFMSSKTASLMRWHEEERIKDGKLRHPADSLAWKHFNDRHPSFASDPRNVRVGLAADGFNPFKAMNNKYSTWPVILVPYNLPSWMCMKQTSFMLCLLIDGPKAPGNDIHIYLQPVIDELNEFWDPGVPTYDAASKQMFYLRAALLWTINDFPAYGNLSGWSTKGKYACPCCNKDVRSQWLMHSKKHCYLGHRRFLAIDHPYRLNRAQFDGTIEKHSRPVRLYGFEILEQLRDFRNEFGKDQPVSSARKRKRRTKDNNDFEQSPICRYNWKRLNVFFQLPYWVDNLLPHNLDIMHIEKNFLENLLWTLLGMGKTNDDINARYDLKEMGIRKALHPQSKGDKVFLPPACFTMSKDEKEIFCNVLKTVKVPDGYASNILRCVNIKMRMFVRVFQMRQNVVAE; from the coding sequence ATGGATGATAGGTCTTGGATCTTTATTGAAGACCGAGTCAATAATCCGTACTTTGAAAAGTGTCTGAGTTACTTCCTTAAATTTGCCTACAAAAAGAAGGAGGTTGGGAGTAGAATATATTGCCCATATAGGCGATGTAAAAACTCAGAacgaagaaaggaagaaactgtGCGTGCACATGTAACAATGAAGGGGTTTTTGACCACTTATACAAATTGGATTTATCATGGTGAAGATCCATGGGACTTCAATCAAGAAAATATGAACAATGGAGTGTTTAGGCGCATTGAAAATGATGACATGAATGAATTGATACACGAAACACTTGGAAGAACACTTGAAGAGAATTCTAACATAAATTTAGAAGAACTTAGAGGAGCCTGTGATGAAGAGACTAATAAGTTTTTTAAGTTGTTGAAGCATGCCGAAACAGAGTTATACCCTGGATGTAAAAATTTTACTCTTCTATCATTTGTCATCAAGTTGTTGCATGTCAAGTCTCTTTGTCGATGGAGCAACAACTCAATGACAATATTACTGgagcttctcaaggaagtttTTCCCGAGAATGAATTATTTCCAAGCTCTTATCGTGATGCTTGGAAAATTGTTAAAGACTTGGGTCTTAGCTACCATAAAATTCATGCATGCCCCAATGATTGCTTGATTTATTGGAAGGAGACAGAACATGAAACTTTTTGCAGAAAGTGTGGAACTCCTAGGTATAAGCAAATTGTAAAACAATCCGATGATTCAAGTGAACAAGCTAACAAAGTTCCAGCAAAGCTTGTTCGctattttcctttgaaaccacGTCTCCAAAGGCTGTTCATGTCATCAAAGACTGCTTCATTAATGAGATGGCATGAAGAGGAGCGCATCAAGGATGGTAAATTGAGGCATCCGGCAGACTCTTTAGCTTGGAAGCATTTTAATGACCGGCACCCAAGCTTTGCTAGTGATCCTCGCAATGTTCGTGTTGGACTTGCAGCGGATGGATTTAACCCATTCAAAGCAATGAACAATAAATACAGCACCTGGCCAGTGATTTTAGTGCCATATAATTTACCCTCATGGATGTGCATGAAGCAAACATCATTTATGTTGTGTTTGCTAATTGATGGGCCTAAAGCTCCAGGTAATGATATTCATATATATCTTCAACCAGTAATTGATGAATTGAATGAGTTTTGGGATCCAGGGGTGCCTACTTATGATGCAGCTAGTAAGCAAATGTTTTACTTACGTGCTGCACTACTTTGGACTATCAATGATTTTCCAGCTTATGGAAATCTATCTGGTTGGAGTACCAAAGGGAAGTATGCATGCCCTTGTTGTAATAAAGATGTTCGAAGTCAATGGTTGATGCATAGCAAAAAACATTGCTATTTGGGTCATCGTCGATTTCTAGCTATTGATCATCCTTATCGTCTAAATCGAGCGCAGTTTGATGGGACAATTGAGAAACATTCTAGACCTGTTCGATTATATGGGTTTGAGATTTTAGAACAACTAAGAGATTTtagaaatgaatttggaaaggaTCAACCAGTTTCCTcagctaggaaaaggaaaaggaggacTAAAGATAATAATGACTTTGAACAAAGTCCCATATGTAGGTATAATTGGAAAAGATTGAATGTATTCTTTCAGTTACCGTATTGGGTGGATAATTTGCTTCCACATAATCTGGATATAATGCATATTgagaagaatttcttggagaatcTCTTGTGGACACTGTTGGGGATGGGCAAGACAAATGATGACATTAATGCTCGATATGATCTAAAAGAAATGGGGATAAGAAAGGCACTTCACCCACAATCTAAGGGTGACAAAGTGTTTCTTCCACCTGCATGCTTCACAATGAGcaaagatgaaaaagaaattttttgtaATGTGCTAAAAACTGTCAAGGTCCCTGATGGTTATGCATCAAACATTTTGAGGTGTGTGAATATTAAAATGAGGATGTTTGTTAGAGTTTTTCAAATGAGACAAAATGTTGTGGCAGAATGA